The genome window CGGCCCCATCATTATCGAGCTTTTATGTCCCTCGTGCGCCATTGGGCAGGGTGGGAGGATGCCCGGGCGAACTACGCAAAGATTGCTGTCCCTGTGTTGTTAGTCTACGGTGAAGGGGATTGGTCCCGCCCTGACGAGCGCGAGGCCAACCACCGAGCAATTCCAGGAGCGCAGATGACGATCGTAAAAGACGCAAGCCACTTTCTGTCCCTGGACGCACCTGACGCACTCATCCAGCACATCCTCAACTTCAGTCACGCCAGGCAAGAAGGAGTGACAGAACACTCGGGTCTGCATTGACCCGGGGATAGTGCCGTATTATCGAACCATCAAAGACGAGAGGCAGCGGTAGGCCATTCACCGGACGACGTCGGGGTGGAGCCCCAACCCCTTGGAAATCCAGAGTGTTACCCCCCTGAAACCTTTGGCGACGGACTGCATCTAATAGGACAGGGGAAGGAGGGGACAGAGCAAGGTAAAGGGGCCTGGTGAAAGTAGGGAGGAATAATGGCGACCATCGTGGAATACAGCAACCACAAGCAATTCATCAACGCCTATCCGGCGAGGATCGTTTCCCCGCCCGTTCCGAGTGACTGCTGTTCGTCTTTTACCGTTCAGGTCGGCGAGATCCAAGAGCAGCATGGATGGCCGTTTGTGTACTTACGGTGTGGGGTCTGCGGTTATACGGTGCGCCGCTTTGCTCCGCACGAGGAGTTGTTGGAGACGAGGCGGATCTGGAGGGAGCAGGCGATCCCCGAGCCTGATGCGGCTTAGCTAGAAAATCCGGAGACTAAGGAGTGAACGATGAAACTCTGGTACACCATGTTCATTCTTACATTTATCATGATCTACGGGACTTTGAGCTTTGCGCTCTTGGGTAGTTGGGCGTACGCGAAGGTCAGGTCCCTCAGAGTTGTCCGTCGCCCGCCAGCTTCCAGAAAGGGAAAGCCTGACGCCTAATGGAGCTCACCGGCCTCGGATCGGAAACCTCGTCCCAAGTGGGATGAGCGCTTCTTCCCAACGCTTTTTCAGATAACACATCTATTTACACTATCGGCAAGGTTGGTCCCGCGACCGACGCGGGAACTTGTCTAAGAGAGAT of Candidatus Methylomirabilota bacterium contains these proteins:
- a CDS encoding alpha/beta hydrolase → RPHHYRAFMSLVRHWAGWEDARANYAKIAVPVLLVYGEGDWSRPDEREANHRAIPGAQMTIVKDASHFLSLDAPDALIQHILNFSHARQEGVTEHSGLH